The Raphanus sativus cultivar WK10039 unplaced genomic scaffold, ASM80110v3 Scaffold0845, whole genome shotgun sequence genomic interval GGGACGAGGAAGAGACGTCCATAGCTAATGCAGTTTTAGGGAACTCAGCTTCTGATTTCCTCAGAACAATCTCATCATCCAATCAGAATCTCTTTCTATTTACGGAAACCGACGATACCCTGAACAAGAAGCTATCTAGTCTCGTGGAGTGGCCAAACTCGGAGAATTTCAGCTGGAACTACTCCATTCTGTGGCAGCAGACCGTGTCTAGATCCGGACACCAAGTCCTAGGCTGGGGAGACGGGTGCTGCCGCGAGCCAAACCACTCAGAAGAGTCAAAACTCGTTAGCGGattagaggaagaagaagagatgatgaGATGGCAGGAGATGAGGAGGAGAGTGTTGCATAAGCTTCAGAGAGTGTTTGGCGAATCCGACGAAGACAACAACTACGCTCTGAGCTTGGAGAACGTTACGGCTACCGAGACTTTCTTCTTGGCTTCCatgtattttttctttaatcacGGTGAAGGTGGTCCTGGGAGGTGCTTTTCTGAAGGGAGACATGTGTGGTGGGTTTCGGATGAGGTTGGTTATGATTACTGTTTCAGGTCTTTTATGGCGAAGAGGGCTGGGATCAGGACGGTTGTTATGGTTCCTACTGATGCTGGTGTGGTTGAGCTTGGTTCTGTTTGGTCTTTGCCTGAGAATGTTGAGTTGGTTAGGTCTGTTCAGGGTTTGTTCATGAGGAGAGTTGAGCCGAGTAGAGTAGGAGGGGTTCACAAGCTTTTCGGACAGGAACTGAATAGCTTTGATCACAACAACAAAGGTTACACGTCTCAAGGAAGTGATGTGAAAGTGCAAGAGAATGCAAATGTGGTTGtagcaggaggaggaggaggagcttgTGTTGTGGAGGAGAAGAGACCGAAAAAGCGAGGGAGGAAGCCTGCAAACGGAAGAGAAGAGCCGTTAAACCACGTTGAAGCTGAGAGGCAGAGACGGGAGAAGCTTAACCAGAGATTCTACGCTTTGCGAGCTGTTGTTCCGAACATCTCTAAGATGGACAAAGCTTCTCTTCTTGAAGACGCTATCTCTTACATCAAAGAGCTTCAAGAAAAGGTAAAGAGCATTGAAGCTGAAGGAGTAAGAACAGTAGATAGTACAGAAGCTGTTGAGATTCAAGCTGGGGAAGAAGAGGTTGTTGTGAGAATGATCTCACCGTTGGAGACACATCCAGCTTCGAGAATCATACAAGCAATGAGAAACTCAGAGGTTAGTGTGATGGAGTCTACGCTTTCATCTGCTGAAGACAGAGTGTTTCACACTTTTGTGGTAAAGTCTAATAACGGGTCGGATCCATTGACGAGAGAGAAGCTTATAGCAGCAGCGGGTTACCCACAAAGCAGCTtgatgcagcagcagcagccattAGTACCATCTCATAGTTCACAGGTTTCTGGTGATTTGTAGCTTTCACCTTCAAGTGAaagcttcttctctttgtttGTTCAGTGTAGAGGCAAACTTGAGGTTCAACTTAGACATAGataaatctttttcttttctttttgtttcttagaGTGAAAGGAATCCAGTTTTCATTATATTTGCTAACATTAtgttatacatacatatatgtcAAGTGACTTGACTCAagttacatatttatatgaaatacaTATTAGACTTTTTCCTTCTTTGAGTTGGATGTGAGTGGGTAATATATCTTATGTTTTATCTATGTAAATTATAATGGCATCCTTACAGACTTACAAGATGTAACCATATGCATTTTGCCAAGCAACTGTTTGGACCTATGAGCTTTGTTTTTTGGCTTCTTCAAGGACTCGAACCGCCTTCTGGTCACTGGAAACATCATCTAACGAGAAAGAACATTCTGTATTTTCAGAACAAGAAGAGAACCATgtagttaccaaaaaaaaaaggaagagaagtAGAGAACCATGCCCAACAGTGGCATAAACAGGGATTTGTACTGACAACCAAAGGCTGGACTTAAACCCATGTATAATAAttatcaaagaaaatataaaaggcCTAAATCTAAAACTTTAGGCCCATATGATTAACATATCCGTTAATCAAACAGGTTCACTGACCATTAAATCCCCTCCCAAAACCGGAACAATTAAGCTCTATACCAATCATTATCCTAAAACGGTGTATTAGACGTGGACCGTCGTCACCTTTGACGCAAAAAAAGAACCAAACTCTCCTTAAACACGTCACACGAACAAATTAAACACAGACACGTGTCATTCTGTCTCTCTTTCCCTTTCGcaaaacctctctctctctttctctgtccTAAAGTCTTCATCCTCTCCCCTGTTTTCTCGAGCTGCGAACGCTTTGTACGCCATCGATTCAACCCCTAAATCTATAATTAGAATCCTCCTTAAATCCCCACTTCCCGTCCCCTTTCCCTCTTTGGTTCTTTCCTTCTGGTTAGAATCCGCTCTCTTGTAATACGCCGTCGTTTCGCTCGATTCCAGATTTTGCTCAACGATTCATCAAAATTGGATTTGATTTCCCCCTAGGGTTTACTGTTGTCTCCGGAAGATGATTGATTTGGGAATTTAGGGCATTTCTCGcggtgtttgtttgtttgtaaatagcaactttttttttttcgccGGTTTGAAAAGTTCGTTACATTTCTCTAAAAGATGTCATCAGCTGG includes:
- the LOC130503176 gene encoding transcription factor ABA-INDUCIBLE bHLH-TYPE-like; protein product: MNDLGWDEEETSIANAVLGNSASDFLRTISSSNQNLFLFTETDDTLNKKLSSLVEWPNSENFSWNYSILWQQTVSRSGHQVLGWGDGCCREPNHSEESKLVSGLEEEEEMMRWQEMRRRVLHKLQRVFGESDEDNNYALSLENVTATETFFLASMYFFFNHGEGGPGRCFSEGRHVWWVSDEVGYDYCFRSFMAKRAGIRTVVMVPTDAGVVELGSVWSLPENVELVRSVQGLFMRRVEPSRVGGVHKLFGQELNSFDHNNKGYTSQGSDVKVQENANVVVAGGGGGACVVEEKRPKKRGRKPANGREEPLNHVEAERQRREKLNQRFYALRAVVPNISKMDKASLLEDAISYIKELQEKVKSIEAEGVRTVDSTEAVEIQAGEEEVVVRMISPLETHPASRIIQAMRNSEVSVMESTLSSAEDRVFHTFVVKSNNGSDPLTREKLIAAAGYPQSSLMQQQQPLVPSHSSQVSGDL